Below is a window of Rhodoglobus vestalii DNA.
AACATTTGGCGGGGCAATCGCGCATGCGCTGCAGGCGGCCGCCCCCCAACCCGCCGAGAATGAGTGGCTATGGTTGCTCACCCACGACAGCGCCCCCGACCCTGATGCGCTTCGCGGACTTCTTGGCGCCGTAGAAATTGCCCCATCGGTTGCCGTTGCCGGTCCCAAACTGGTTCGCTGGGATAATCCCGCGGTCATCTCGAGTTTTGGCGAGTCGTTGACGCCGCTCGGGCGTTCGCTGGGGCTCGTCGATAACGAACTTGACCAAGCCCAGCACGATGTTCAGACAGACAAACTGGGAGTCGCAGAAGCGGGCATGCTGGTGCGGCGCCAAGTGTGGAGTGCCCTCGGTGGGTTTGACCCCAAACTGACCACGGTGGATGCGGCCCTCGACCTGTGCGTTCGGGCGAGACTCGCTGGGCACCGGGTTGTCGCTGTTGCCGATGCTCGTGTCGCGAGTGCCGGAGGCCCCGAGCTATTTGGCCGGCGTTCGGTCTCCGCTGGCGCGCATAACCGGATCAAACGTTTCGCACAGTTGCACCGGCGTTTGGTTTACGCGCCCGGATTTGCGGTTCCCCTGCATTGGCTCACTCTGCTTCCGCTGGCGATCATCCGTTCACTCGGTCATCTGGTGGCGAAGCGTCCCACAGCGGTCGTTGGCGAGTTTGCTGCTGCTTTTGCGGCGATCTTTGACGACGGCGTCGTTGCGGCGCGGCGCAATCTCCGGCGCAACAAGCGGGTGGGTTTTGGTGCGGTCAATCCGCTGAGAGTGACGTGGGCCGAGCTGCGGGAGCTTCGTGCACATGAGCGCAGTGGTGATGCACCAGATGCGGTATTTGATGTTGCCCGCCCTCGTTTCTTTGGTGACGGTGGCGCGTGGGTCGTGCTGCTCACCGCGGTCGTTGGCGTTATCAGCTTTTCTCGATTCGTGGATGTTCCCGCTCTGACCGGGGGAGCGTTGCTGCCGCTGTCGTCGAGCGTTTCTGAACTGTGGGCCCATGTTGGTTATGGCTGGAATGATTTGGCGCAACAGGTCACTGCGGCAGATCCTTTCGCTGCGGTGCTTGCAGTCATGGGCTCATTGACGTTCTGGAACCCGTCGTTCAGCGTTGTTGTGCTGTACTTGGTGGCTCTTCCGCTGGCGGCTCTGGCGGCGTGGCTCTGTGCGGCATCGATCTCTGAGCGCGCGTGGGCACCGATGCTGGCGTCCGTCGCCTGGACTCTGGCGCCCAGCTTTCTGATCTCGCTCGGCGAAGGTCAATTGGGGGCTGTGCTCGTGCACATCCTGCTTCCCTGGCTCGTGCTCACGGTGCTGCGGGCGCCGCAAAGCTGGGCGATGTCGGCGATTGCTGCGCTTCTCTTCGCGGCCATTGCGGCCTCAGCTCCGACCATCATTCCGGCGATGCTGATTGGGCTTATTGCCTGGATTATTGCGCGACCCACGTCGTCACATCGGCTGCTCTGGATTGTGATTCCGGCCGCTGCCCTCTTCGCTCCGCTGGTGGTGCAGCAGGTTACCAGCGGCACCGTGTGGGGCCTTTTTGCTGATCCCGGAGTTCCGGTGGCTCGCGTTGCCTCCGGCGGCTGGCAGCTTGCCGTGGGCAGTGTGGCTCCTGGTCCCAACGGCTGGAGCGCGCTGTTGGCAACGCTGGGCCTCAATGACCAGTACGCCCCACTGCTGGTTGCCCTGGTGCTGGCTCCTTTTGCTGCACTTGCGCTGATGAGTTTGTTCGTTCCGGGAACACGGCGGGCGATTCCGTCGCTCGCACTCGCGCTGCTCGGTTTTGTTACCGCTGTGGGCGTGACGCAGGTGTCGGTGAGTTCGGCGGGAGAATCATCGGTTGTGCTGTGGGCGGGGGCAGCCCTCAGCCTCTACTGGCTGGGGTTGTGCGGAGCCGTTGTGGTCTCGATCGAACACCTTGAGCGGCATGCGGTGCTTCCCGCGGTTGTGGCGCTTGCCGGCGTTCTCGTACTTGCCGCGGCGCCCCTCTGGTCGCTGGCGTCGGGGGCTTCAGCGGTGTCAGCAAGCAATGGCAGATTACTTCCCGCCTTTGTCTCCGCCGAATCCAGTCAACGTGACGGCCTAGGCACACTCCAACTCACGGTCACCTCACAGGGCACTATTGCGGTCCACGTGCATCGGGGCCGGGGATCTGGTCTTGATGAGCAGTCGACGATTGCGGCAACGAATACTGACCTTTCGGCGGCCGAGAAGAGAACGGCAACGCTTGCCGGCAACATCGCGTCACGGAGTGGATTCGATGTGGCGAGCGAACTCGACGACCTTCAGATTGCCTTCATTGTTCTCACGCCAGAATCTGATCAGGATGCTGCGGAGACCCGGCAACGAATCAGTGAAGCACTCGATGGCAACAGTTCGCTGAACCCGATCGGTGACACCGCCCAGGGAGCTCTCTGGCACTATCCCGATGTGGGCGAGGCGACCAGTGCAGTGGGTCCAAGCAATGTGGATACACAACTGGGTCAGGTGACCCTCGTAGGCCAGGCAGTTGTGTTCGGCCTCACGCTGCTTCTGGCAATCCCGACGACACGTCGTCGGCGAGTGCGCGCGGCACGGGCAGAAAGCGCCGTGATGGTGATTGAGGCGAGTGACGAATGACCGGCAACGACCCAGCACACGATGAAGCTTCGGCGGTCCCCCAGGAACCGACGGGAAGCGAGTTCGATGACGACTCGGAGATAACCGGTGCCGCCGAGCCGACCTCGAGTACCCGGCGCCCTGTTTCGGCACGAGCCGCAGCGCTGGTCGGTGCTCGCGTAATCGTGGGTGTGGTGGGTATTGGCACAGCGACTGCCGCAATACTGGGTGCAACCTTCCTCGATCTGCCGTCCGTGACCGCCCAAGCCCCCAACGCAGTGATCGTGCCGGTTCCCACGGCCCAGCAACTAACGTGCCCCGGGCCGCTCTTGCGTCTGTCGGATGACTCGGGAGCAGAAGCATCGTCGGTCTTCACTCTCGGCGAAGCAACCACACGATTCTCGTCAAGCTCGGGCGCTGTCGAGCAATCGCGGGTTAAAGCCTCGGATGCCGAAACGGGCGCGGCGAACGCCGCACCGCTGGTGCTCAGTGCCGCCCCTGACACGCAGTCGCCGCAGGGCGAAGTGCGGCTGAGTGGCGCTCAAGGACAATCTGTCAGCGTCGGCGACTACGTCGGTTTCGCATCCGCAGGCTGTCGGGCTGTCGGCGGTGATAACTGGTTGGTCGGTGGAGCTACGACCACGGGGCGCACAACGCTAATTTTGTTAACCAACCCAACGGAGGTGACCTCCACGGTCACCCTAGAGATTTTTGATGAGCAGGGTGTCGTATCTGCTGCCGGCACTTCTGGCATTGTGGTGCCACCCAATGGCCAACGGGTGCTGTCGCTTGCAGGTTTTGCGCCCGGTGTCCTGTCACCGGTGGTTCACGTCACGAGCACGGGCGGGCAGATCACAGCTGAATTGCAACAGTCGATTGTGCGGGGACTTGATCCCGGTGGCGTCGAAATTGTGGGCCCAACCCAGCCCCCGTCTCGCGCCGTCGTGATTCCAGGAATCGTGGTATCCAACCTTGAGGCGATGCAGGCGCTGCGGGGCACAGTCACCCAGACTGATGACCTGATCGCCGCGGTTCGCGTGTTTGTACCTGGTGACGAAGCGGCCACGATCGCGGCGACACTTATTCCGGCCGACGTGGCGCGGGCCCCAATAACGTTTGAGCTCGACTTGAGTGCGGGTGTGGTCACTGACATCCCGATTGAAGAACTCGCAACGGGCGCCTACACGTTGCAGATTGAGTCTGATCTGCCGATCGTTGCGTCGGCACGCACCACCTCTGCTGTACTCACGTCGGGAAGTGTCACGGCAACAGACTTTGCCTGGTTCACCGCAAGCCCCGCGCTCGACGACGATACCCAGTTCACCGTCGCCGCCGGCCTGAATGCGACACTCAGTGTCGTAAATCTTGGTGAGCTTCCTGCGGCCGTCACGCTCACCTCGGCTGACGGAGTCGTTCAGGAATTCACCATTGCGCCGCAGACAACGCTGCGGGCAGCTGTCTCGAACGGAACCACCTACACGCTTGTCGCCGACACCCCCATACACGTTGGGATAACGCAGGAACAGGATGGCTTCATCGCCGCCTACACGGTCGACCCGCAAACTCCGGGCTCTTCCCCGTTGACAGTGTTTCCCTAGCCAGCGACGCGAGACGCCCTAGAAGTGACGAAAACGGTCGGGTGCAAGCTCCCACGGTTCTTTGCCGAGGTATTCAGCCACTGCTCGGAAAACGCAGCTTTCGATGAGCATGCGTCGATGGAGTTCGTCGTCGCGGTGAAGTCGAGCCATGCGCTCGATGGGCAACCGAAACAGAACGATGCGGTGCTCGGCGGCGACCACCTTCCAGCGGGCCACCTTTGTGCCCTCCGGACTGCTGCCCGGCATGAGCCCAATTTCAAAGCGTGCTTGGGCGAGTTCCCCCGGCCACATCTCTTTCAAGAATTGGGCGGCAGAGGCAACCGTCATTTCGAAGTTGCCGTGGCGACTGCGCAGTAACGGCAGGTGCGGCCCAGTGACGGCAGCGCGGATCCCGCGGCCGTGACGATCGCGCCAGTTGCCGCGGACATCGCGTGTCTGCACTCGCTTCGATGATCTGGCCACAACGCCATTCTACGGGCCGTAGCTGGCCCGCTCTGGGTACACAGTCGTAGGCTAGGGCTCACGATGAATCAGCGCCCGTGTAGCAAGGTTTCCTGCAACGAAGAAGCAGAGGCCACCCTCACGTATGTGTACGCCGACTCAATGGCAGTGCTTGGTCCGCTGAGCTACAGCGCAGAGCCCCACAGCTACGATCTGTGCGCGCGGCATGCTGAACGCCTCTCGGCGCCTCAGGGGTGGCAGGTCATTCGCCATGTAGTTTTGGGGAATGAACAAAGCTAATCCCATCGATCTCACCCCCTTCATCAAGGCCTACGACGTTCGCGGTCTTGTTGGTTCTCAGCTCACCGATGGCGTGGTTGAGGCACTCGGGGCAGCCTTCGTCGACGAGGTGGATGCCGCAGGCAACGAGATCATCGTCGGTCACGACATGCGAGATTCCTCACCGGGTTTCGCGGCAGCATTTTCGGCGGGAGCGCGCGCTCGCGGCGCAAATGTGGTCATGATCGGGCTGTGCTCGACCGATGAAACCTATTTTGCTTCCGGATCGATGAATGCACCTGCCGCAATGTTCACGGCCAGCCACAACCCGGCGACCTACAACGGCATCAAGTTCAGTCGGGCGGGCGCGCAGGGCATCAGCTTCAACACCGGCCTCAAGGCGATTCGTGATCGCGCCCAGGCCTACCTCGCCTCGGGTATCGGCCCGGTCGCACAGCCCGGTTCCGAGCGCGAAGTTGATGTGCTTGCCGGCTACGCCTCGTATCTGCGTGAGCTCGTCGATCTCAGCGGGATTCGACCGCTGCGCATTGTTGTGGATGCCGGCAACGGCATGGGCGGGTTGACAGTACCGGCGGTGCTCTCAACCGCAGCCGGGCTCCCCGAATTGCCGCTCGAAATTATTCCGCTGTATTTTGAACTCGATGGCACCTTCCCCAATCATGAGGCCAACCCGCTCGAACCAGCCAATATTGTTGATCTGCAGAAGGCAGTAGTCGAGCACGGTGCCGATGTCGGGCTCGCCTTCGATGGCGATGCCGACCGCTGTTTCGTGGTCGATGAGCGCGGAAACCCGATGACCCCTAGTGCGGTGGCGGCGGTGGTGGCGCTGCGGGAAATTCGGCGGGTGCGGGCGTCGCAGCCGGAGGGCGCCATCCACGTCATCCACAATCTGATTACTTCGCGCATTGTCGAGGAGACGATCAAGAATGCGGGGGCTATTGCCGTGCGCACCCATGTTGGTCACTCGCTCATCAAAGACCAAATGGCGGCCACGGGCGCCATTTTTGGTGGTGAGCACTCCGCGCACTACTACTTCCGCGATTTCTGGGGCGCCGACAACGGGATGCTCGCTGCCATGCACTTGCTTGCCGAGTTTGGTTCGCAGCAGCAGCCCCTTTCGGTACTCTCCGAGCGCTTTTCGCCCTATGCCACTAGCGGCGAGATCAATTCCGTGGTTGAGGATGTTCCGGCGGCGACTGCCCGCATCCGTGCAGCTTTTGCGAACGAGGCAGAATTCGACGAGCTCGACGGTCTCACGGTTACCGGAATCACCGACGATGATGAGGCGTTCTGGTGGTTCAACGTGCGCCCATCGAACACGGAACCCCTACTGCGGTTGAACGCTGAGGCGGGCTCGGAGGGGCAGCTGCACACAATTCGTGACCGTGTGCTTGCCCTTATCCGCGGTTAGCGGGAAACCCGCGGGGAACGCTGGTGAGTGCCGGCCCCAAGGTATCGAGCCTGGTTTTTTCTCCCGCAAGAGCGACGGTCTCCCGCTGTCTCCGCAGAGCGTTGACCGCCGAGAGAAATATCTCCGGCTCGACCGGGGGCAACGGCGATACGTAGGCGGAGGCTTCGCTGGCCAGGCTGGCGGCATGCTGTCGACGCATCACAGCGGTATAGCCGGGTGCGGCAACCAGAAAGTGCGAGATGCGGCGGGCTAGAACATCCGGCATCTTGGCAACATCAGCGGTGCTTGCCCACTCCGACAGCTGTCCGGGGAGTTGCACAACAGGGTTGGCGAGTTTGGTGACGCGCTCGTATTGGCTGTACGTTCCGGCCACTAGATCTCCGAGGCGCTGTGCACGGGTATTGAGCAGCCCGACAATTGCGGCGAACCCGCCGACCGTCATAAAGATTTCGAGTACCCCAATCAGTGCGCGGATGAAGGCATGGCGAAACCCGATCGCGCCGCCATCGTTGCGAACGATGCGCGCTCCGATCGCGAGTTTGCCGAGTGATTTGCCGCGGCTCAGAGTCTCAACAGCGGTGGGAATCACAACGAGGCAAATCACTAGGGAACTTACCGTCAGGGCCTGCCCAATGGCGGTATCGAGGCCGGCATTCGTGGCAAACGCAAACGATCCGATCAGGAGGCCGACGAGGGCTGCGCCGTAGACAAGAAAGTCGATGATCGAACCGGCCGCCCGCAGCACAAAACTTGCTGAGTGGAGCTCTAACGCCACAGCTTCGCCGGTGACTAGCTCGTCTGGTTCATCGTCGTACGCGAGTGTGTTGCTTAATTGTGGGCTCGGCATGACATCATTTAAGCAGATGGATCTCGACTCGTACTCAGCCGCGCATCGCGAAGACTGGGATCGTCTTGCCCAATTGGGGTCGCAACGCCGGCTTTCCGGCGATGAGGTTGATGAACTCATTGACCTGTACCAGTCGGGCGCGACCAATCTTTCAGCCATGAAGACCAGCTCCGGGCAGTCAGTTCAGGCGGATCGCTTGTCGCTGACTCTCAGCCGGGCGCGGCTGCGCTTCACTGGCGCATCCGCAAACCTGTTGAGTCAGTTGCCGCAATTCTTTGTGGTCCAGTTACCTGCCGCCCTGTATCGGGTGCGCTGGATGTCGTTGGCGTTGGCTGCGGCCACCTGCGTCGTGGGATTTCTTTTTGCCTGGTGGGCAATCTCTAATCCGCAGGTGCTGGCCAATTTCGGCAGTCCCGCCGAGCGGGAGGCTCTTGCTCGTGACGACTTCGTCGGTTATTACTCAGAGTTTTCGGGTGGGTCATTTACGGGCTTCGTGTGGACCAATAATGCCTGGATTGCCGCACAGTGCATCGCTTTCGGGATCATCGGCGTCTACGTGCCCTACTTACTGTTCAACACTGCCCAGCAGCTCGGGTTTACTGCCGCGATCATGAACGAGTTTGATCGTCTCGATGTTTTCTTTCTCTACATCGCGCCGCACGGCCAACTTGAGCTGTACGCAATCTTCGTTGCCGCAGCAACGGGGGTCATGATTTTCTGGTCGTGGGTGGCGCCGGGAGCTCGAACTCGGGCACAGGCACTGGCAGAAGACGGTCGCGCGTTGTTTACGATCGTTGTTGGCCTGATTCTTGCCCTGCTCGTTTCGGGCGTCATTGAGGGGTATGTGACGCGTCAAGACTGGCCGTGGCCGATTAAGATCGGCATTGGCACTGTCGCCCTTGCCGGGTTCTTGGCGTACCAGTGGATTCTGGGCGGCCGCAGCGTTCGTGCTGGAAACACGGGAGATCTCAGCGAGTTTGATGCCGGGGCCACCCACGTCGTCGCCGATTAGCGGCGACTGAGCTACAGCTTGCCTGCCGCTTTCAACGCGATGTAATGATCGGCAAGAGCGAGCGGCAACTCGGTCGGTCGCCGAGATACCACCGAAGCTCCGAGCTGGTTAATTGCTGTGGCCACTCGTGACTGATCGAGCAGAGCGCGTTCCGCAGCGCCGGCCTGGTAGACAGCATCACGGTGGGAGCGATCGCGGGTGGCCTCCGCAATCGACGGATCTGTGACGGATGCCACCACAACCGTGTGTTTGGTGGTGAGCTGGGGGAGCATGGCGAGTAGTCCACGGCTCGCGCCCGGAGAGTCGGCTGTTGTGGCCAGCACAACGAGCGCTCGCTGAGAAGTGGCTTGACGCACCAGCCCCGGTACAGAGTTCCAGTCCATTTCAATGAGTTCTGGTTGCACCGGTGCCATACTGTTGACCATTTTCGAGAGCAGGTCAGGACCACTGGCTCCCTGCACTCTGGCGCGAACACGACGGTCATAGATTATGAAATCGACGTGATCCCCAGCGCTGGAGGCGAGAGCAGCCAACAGCAGGGCTGATTCGAAAGCGGTATCGATTCGCGGCTCGTCATCGATGCGTGCCGCGGAGGTGCGGCCACTATCCACCACAATAACTACCCGCCGGTCACGTTCGGGGCGCCACGTGCGAACGACGATTTCGGAACGTCGTGCTGTTGCCCGCCAGTCGATGGAACGCACGTCATCGCCGCGAACATAATCCCGCAGGCTGTCGAATTCGGTACCTTGACCGCGAATCATGACACTCGTTGCCCCATCAAGTTCGCGCAGTCGGGCCAACCGCGAGGGGAGGTGTTTGCGCGAGTTGAAGGGGGGTAACACCGTGAATGATCCGGGTACTGAGATGGTTGTCTGGCGGGCGATTAGCCGAAGTGGTCCGTAGGACCGCACGGTGACGTGCGCTGCCTCACGGGTTCCCCGCCGCAGGGGCGTGAGCACGGTGGTGAGCTCTCGACGCTCACCTGCGGGTACTGACAGTGGTGCACGGTTGGTGTGAGCGCCAGCGGAGGGTTGCCATCCATCGCGCACAATGGAGCGCAGCCGGCGTCTAGACGGGTTACTGATCCGGAGTGTCGCGCTTGCGGTCTCACCAAGCCGCAATCGTTCGGGGGAGGTGCGTTCGAACCGCAGTGAGCGTGCCGACACAGCGAAAGCCATATCGATGAACCCCACAGCGATCGCGCCCGTTAGCCAGAAGACCAGCACTATGGGTTCGCCGGTGGTGATGATCGGAACGATGCCGAACGCCACGAGTATTACGAACCATCCAGAAAGCGCCATTGTTAGATCGGAACCTGCACTTGTTGCACAATCGATCGCAGAATGACATCCGAGGAGACACCTTCAAGCTCGGCTTCTGGTCGCAACTGAATGCGATGGCGAAGCACCGGCAGCACCATGCTCTGAACATGGTCAGGGGTAATTGAATCGGCGCCAGTGAGCCAAGCCCAGGCCTTTGCGGCGGAGATGAGCGCGATCGCGCCACGGGGGCTCACGCCAAGCTTTACCGACGGGCTGTGACGTGTTGCCCGCGCAAGGTCGACAGCGTAGGCGATGACATCGGGGCTTGCCCCCACCTGAGCCACAGCGGCTTGCGCGGAAGCGAGCATGGCAGCATCGAGCACCGGGGTAACCCCGGCAGCGGCGAGGTCGCGGGGGTTGAAGCCCGCAGCATGGCGTGTGAGCACTTCGATCTCAGCATCGCGCTCGGGAAGATCGAGCACGAGCTTGAGCAGGAAGCGGTCAAGCTGGGCTTCGGGCAACGTATAGGTGCCCTCGTATTCGATGGGGTTCATCGTTGCAGCCACCATGAACGGCACGGGCAACTTCAGTGACTGTCCGTCGACAGAGACTTGCCGCTCTTCCATCGCCTCGAGCAGCGATGATTGCGTCTTGGGCGGTGTGCGGTTGATCTCATCTGCCAGAAGAATGTTCGTGAACACTGGCCCTTTGCGAAACTCGAACTCACCCGATTTGGAGTCGTACACCAGCGAACCGGTGACATCGCCGGGCATCAGGTCCGGGGTGAATTGCACTCGTTTGGTGTCAAGCTGCAGCGCTCGGCTGAGGGTGCGGACCAGGAGCGTTTTTGCGACACCGGGAACGCCCTCAAGCAGTACGTGACCGCCCGTGAGTAGCGCGATGGTGAGCCCGGTGACCGCAGCATCCTGACCGACAACGGCCTTGCCTACTTCGGTGCGGAGTTGAGTGAATGCGTGCCGCAGTTGCTCGTCAGTCATATCTCGATTCTTCTCTATCTCTGGCTGGGTGGTGCTCTGGTCTGGGTGGTGGTCAGTATTAGGTGGGGCGGATCGCGCGCTCTACACGCTGTTCAAGCGAGAGCAGTTCATCCGAAAGTGCCAGCAACTCCCCGTCGCTGGTGGGGCTGGCATCAACCAGCAGCGTCCGCAGCTGTGCGACGGGTTGAGTGATGAGGGGCCCAATTCGGTTGATGACGTCGTCGACGGATGCTGTGCTCGCCATGCCACACAGCGCGGCCAGTCGCCGCAATGATCCAATGCGCAGCGCGTCGAGCGTGTGAAGTCGCGCCGCAGTTTTTTCATACAGCCGAGCACGGCCCTGCATTGTTTCGCTTGAGCGCACGGTCACGGGCAGTTTCTCGATGACGAGAGGCCCAAATCTGCGGCCTCGCCATAGTGCCGCCGTCAGAAGGGTAAGAATGGTGAGCCACACTGCGGGAAGCACCCAGTCTGGTGCGAGCTCGTCAAAGGTTTGAACCTCACCGCTCCCGGAAACATCCACAAAGCTGGGCGTGTACCAGATGAGCGAATCGTGTTGGCCGAGCAGCTGGAGGGCAAACGCGGCGTTATCGGCCAGCGCGATGTCGCCATTGGTGAGGGCATCGGTTGCGCCGATCAGCAGCAGCTCGGTCGTGCCTCGATTAAGGGAGATGAGGCCAAAACCGTCGTCGTCGTTTCCATAGCAGGCGGTGGCGTCGGCATCGGTATCGATGACGCGAAGATTGGACGGGCCCGCCGTGATTTCTGCGGCTGTTGGTACGAGGGGTGGCGCGCAGGCTGTCGTTACGGTGCCGCTGCTGGCGCCAGCCTGCGCAACCTCGGGCGCGACGGCAAGGAGAGCCGCAAGGTCGGGTTCTGCGAGTACGACTGTGCGGGCAAGTCCGGCTGCCTCTTCAACCTGGCTGTCGGTGAGATAGCCCTCAAAGTTGCTGAAGAAAAGGGTGCTCTCACCGGTTTCGGCAATGGCCTCCCGAGTGTCATTCAGGGAGGCAGTGACCGTCACCTCAACGCCTTGATCACGCAACACCTCGGCGAGTGCCAGCGTTCCGGATTCACGGGGGCTTGTGGGATCGAGGGGTGGGCCCTCGACTGCTGTTCCTACCGTGGTCAAGCTCACCAGTGCCACGCTGAGCAGGAACGCGGCGGCGATGATCCAGAAGAGTGCACGCTTGAGAGTGGTGCGGATGCGGGGGGTGATGACGGTTGGTGTGCTCACAGCGTGGCCTCATCGAGGATGGGTTTGGCTGCTCGAACGCTCAATTCTACCGCTCGAAGTTCGTCGTACTGAGCGCGGGTAGCGGGCTTGCGCATATACCGCACACGGTCAAAGATGTCAGCGCTGCTTGCTAGTTCAGCTGCGCACTCTGGGAGGGCACGCGAGGCCTGAGCTGCGAAGCCGTGCGCCGTCGTGCCGGGTGTCATGGCGACGAGAGTGCGTTCCGAGAGCCCGCGTGCGATTGAGCGAAACATGTCTGCGATCGCGCTGGCAAAGTCTTCGCTTGCCGCCGCTTTTTCGGCGGCTTCGCGGAGTTGCGCTGCAGTCCGATAGTCAGTTTCGCCGAACAGTATCTGTTCGTGCCTGCTCTTGCGGTTGAGGCGAGGCAGCCCGTAGACGACGATAGCGGCGATGATGGCGATTGCAACAAGCGCGATGAGAACCACGAGTACAAGCGTGGGGACGGTATTGCCGCCGCCAACGGTCAGCGATTCAAGCCAATCACTGAAGGCTTTGGAGATGCGGTCGAACAGTGTGGGCTTGGCCGCCTGATAGGGAGCTTTCGAGAGCTCGGAGAGGAGCCACTCGGTTGCTTGATCCGAATCGGGCGCAACGGGCACCTCATGAGTCACCGTGCCAGCGAGCCGGCGGAACGAGCCAGCGAGCCACGGGAACGAACCCGTCGATGCGGTTGACGTGAGCGTCGTTAGGATCATGGAGCCGTGTATGGCGAAGGCTCGGCCGAGCGCTGTGCTCTGCTGTCGTTGG
It encodes the following:
- a CDS encoding DUF58 domain-containing protein yields the protein MALSGWFVILVAFGIVPIITTGEPIVLVFWLTGAIAVGFIDMAFAVSARSLRFERTSPERLRLGETASATLRISNPSRRRLRSIVRDGWQPSAGAHTNRAPLSVPAGERRELTTVLTPLRRGTREAAHVTVRSYGPLRLIARQTTISVPGSFTVLPPFNSRKHLPSRLARLRELDGATSVMIRGQGTEFDSLRDYVRGDDVRSIDWRATARRSEIVVRTWRPERDRRVVIVVDSGRTSAARIDDEPRIDTAFESALLLAALASSAGDHVDFIIYDRRVRARVQGASGPDLLSKMVNSMAPVQPELIEMDWNSVPGLVRQATSQRALVVLATTADSPGASRGLLAMLPQLTTKHTVVVASVTDPSIAEATRDRSHRDAVYQAGAAERALLDQSRVATAINQLGASVVSRRPTELPLALADHYIALKAAGKL
- a CDS encoding AAA family ATPase, which encodes MTDEQLRHAFTQLRTEVGKAVVGQDAAVTGLTIALLTGGHVLLEGVPGVAKTLLVRTLSRALQLDTKRVQFTPDLMPGDVTGSLVYDSKSGEFEFRKGPVFTNILLADEINRTPPKTQSSLLEAMEERQVSVDGQSLKLPVPFMVAATMNPIEYEGTYTLPEAQLDRFLLKLVLDLPERDAEIEVLTRHAAGFNPRDLAAAGVTPVLDAAMLASAQAAVAQVGASPDVIAYAVDLARATRHSPSVKLGVSPRGAIALISAAKAWAWLTGADSITPDHVQSMVLPVLRHRIQLRPEAELEGVSSDVILRSIVQQVQVPI
- a CDS encoding DUF4350 domain-containing protein, producing the protein MSTPTVITPRIRTTLKRALFWIIAAAFLLSVALVSLTTVGTAVEGPPLDPTSPRESGTLALAEVLRDQGVEVTVTASLNDTREAIAETGESTLFFSNFEGYLTDSQVEEAAGLARTVVLAEPDLAALLAVAPEVAQAGASSGTVTTACAPPLVPTAAEITAGPSNLRVIDTDADATACYGNDDDGFGLISLNRGTTELLLIGATDALTNGDIALADNAAFALQLLGQHDSLIWYTPSFVDVSGSGEVQTFDELAPDWVLPAVWLTILTLLTAALWRGRRFGPLVIEKLPVTVRSSETMQGRARLYEKTAARLHTLDALRIGSLRRLAALCGMASTASVDDVINRIGPLITQPVAQLRTLLVDASPTSDGELLALSDELLSLEQRVERAIRPT
- a CDS encoding DUF4129 domain-containing protein, with amino-acid sequence MILTTLTSTASTGSFPWLAGSFRRLAGTVTHEVPVAPDSDQATEWLLSELSKAPYQAAKPTLFDRISKAFSDWLESLTVGGGNTVPTLVLVVLIALVAIAIIAAIVVYGLPRLNRKSRHEQILFGETDYRTAAQLREAAEKAAASEDFASAIADMFRSIARGLSERTLVAMTPGTTAHGFAAQASRALPECAAELASSADIFDRVRYMRKPATRAQYDELRAVELSVRAAKPILDEATL